DNA from Brassica napus cultivar Da-Ae chromosome C4, Da-Ae, whole genome shotgun sequence:
GATTTGTGAGTTGGTGGTGAGTTGGTGTAACAACCAAACTTAccaaccaaaaaccaaaaaaacgtgTTCTTTTTTGATCAACAAGCTCCCACTTGAAGACTGATTTCAATCTGTCTTCACACTTTGATCGATGTAGCAGGTCTTCTCAGCTTGCTACTCTGACAAGCCAACTGAGGTTACACACAACCTCAGCTTATCATACGGTACGACCTTCGTTAGCATGTCTGCCGGATTCTTGCTTCCTGGGATCTTCTCAAGCACCAACATTTCATCTTCCAACGCTGATCTGATGAAATGATATCGACGATGTATGTGCTTCGTCCGAGCATGGTAAACTGGATTCTTTGCCAAGTCGATGGCACTCTTACTATCACAGTACAACACACTTTTCTCTTGGCCATGGCCTAGCTCCTCTAGAAAAGACTGTAGCCATATCATCTCTTTTGTTGCCTCCGTTACCGCAACATACTCAGCTTCACAGCTTGATAGAGATACAATTTTCTGCAACTTTGAAACCCAACAAATTGCAGTACCGCCAAAGGTGTAGACATACCCGGTTGTGCTCTTCGTGCTGTCAATGTCACCTCCATTGTCAGCATCAACATATCCCTGCAATCCCGTCTTAGACTTCGTGAAACGTAGCGATAAACTTGGatttccttttagatatctgaAAATCCACTTAACGGCTTCCCAATGTTCCTTCCCTGGATTGCTCATAAATCTGCTAACGACTCCCACTGCATGTGCAATGTCTGGCCTTGTACATATCATCGCGTACATCAGGCTTCCTatagcagaagcatatggaactttatccatacatgccatctcatcttccGTCTTTGGAGACTGTTCTCTGGATAACCGAAAGTGACTTGCCAGGGGAGTACTAACTGGCTTCGCGTCATCCATGTTAAACCTCTTGAGGACTTTCTTCACATACTCCTCTTGTGATAGCTTAAGACCTTCCTTGCTCCTACTGATTCTCATCCCTAGAATCTGTCTTGCTTCTCCAAGGTCTTTCATCGCAAACTCTTCTGAGAGTTTCGTCTTCAAGCTATTGATCTCGTGCAAGTCTGCTCCTACTATCAgcatgtcatcgacatataggagcaatatcaagtaggactcttcaagCGTCTTGAAGTAACAACAGTGGTCAGCTTCACACCTCAAGAAACCAACGCCTTTAATAAAGTTGTCGAACCGTTTATACCACTGtcttggagcttgttttaagccgtacaaactccttttcagcttgcaaacaaggctttccttccctttgatctcaaagccttcgggttgcttcatataaatttcctcatccaaatcaccgtgaagaaatgccgtcttcacatccatctgttgaagatgcagatctTCTTGTGCTACCAGCCCAAGAACCGTTCTAATGGTCACCATCTTGACTACAGGAGAGAAGATTTCGGTGTAGTCAACgccttctttttgttggaatcccttCACAACAAGCCTCGCTTTATAGCGCTTATTCCCATCAGGTTCTTCTTTTATTCGGTAGACCCACTTGTTATGCAATGCCTTTTTCTCCTTAGGCAAATCTGCTAACTCCCACGTGTGATTGGATAACAACGAGTCCATCTCGTCGTTCATTGCAAGCTCCCACTTGATCgactcatcaacttgcatagcttcctcataacattCAGGCTCGCCTCTGTCTGTGAGCAGAATGTAGTTGAGCGATGGAGAGAATTTTACTGGCTTTCTAATGATTCTGCTTGACCGTCGTAACTCTGTGACTGGTGTATATGGGACCACTTCAGAATCATCTTCTTCGTTGAACACAACATTCTTGCTGCGGATGATCTTCCGATTTTCATCATCCCAAAACCGGTAACCAAACTCCGCGTTACCATAACCGATAAAGTAACACTTCTTAGACTTCGAGTCAAGTTTACTTCTTGCAACATCATCAATATGAACATAAGCTAAGCATCCGAACACCTTTAGATAAGAAAGATTTACTTTCTTTCCGCTCCAAACTTCTTCAGGGATCTTAAATCCCAACGGTACAGACGGTCCTCTGTTTTTTAAGAAGGCTGCGGTATTGATTGCATCTGCCCAAAACGTCTTTGGCAATCCACAGTGCAATCTCATGCTCCTTGCACGCTCATTCAAGGTTCGGTTCATCCTTTCCGCtattccattctgttgaggcgttccaggaatagtcttctccatcttgatccCATTATCAGCGCAATATCTCTTGAACTCGCCGCTGATgtactcaccaccattatcagaccttagACACTTCAACTTGAGATTCGTCTCAATCTCAACCATGGCTTTCCAAATTTTGAAAACCGAAAACACTTCATGCTTGTTCTTCATGAAGTAAACCCACACTTTTCTTGTGgagtcatcaataaaggtcacaTAGTAGTATGAACCTCCCAGCGATGCAACAGGAGCGGGTCCCCACACGTCAGTGTGCaccagctctaacttctcagattTTGGCTCTCTTCCTCCTTTAGAGAAACTAACTCGTTTCTGTTTCCCAAGGATGCAACTTTCACACATCTGATGATCCACCGTCTTCAGATCCGGAAGAGCACCATTTTCCACCATGAGTTTCATccctttctcactcatgtgtCCCAACCTACAATGCCACAACTTGGTATGTTTGGCATTCTCGACAACAGCAACAGTGTCTTGATAACTCGTCGTCATATAAAGAGTGCCTCTTTTATGACCTCTAGCCACCACCATGGAACCTTTCTTGACTCTCCAGGCTCCACCACCAAAATTAACATCGTGCCCCATATCATCAAGTTGACCTACTGAAATCAGATTTCGCATCAACTTTGGCACATGTCTGACCTTGGTAATCTTCCACACACGTCCGTCTGACATTTTCAGGTTGATATCTCCAATACCAACTATGTCCAAAGGTAATCCATCAGCAAGATATACCTTTCCGTAATTTCCCGCAACATAATTTTCCATGATGTTATGGTGCGGTGTGGTGTGGAACGACGCTCCTGAGTCAAGCACCCATGAATCAACTGGGCTATCGACATAGGAGATTGACGCTTTGGTGGTATTTGCAGTTGCATCACGAGCTTCAATTTTCCTCGGGGAATCAACAGACACTACCAATGCATCATCGATTTCACGTGTCACTGCATTGGCTCCGCCTCTAGTGTTGTCTTCCTTCTTCGGTGGTGCTCGGCAATTCTTCTTGATGTGACCTGTCTTTCCACAATTCCAGCACTCTGCAGGCTGTCTGAATTTGGACTGGCCCCATCCATTCCTTGACTTCGATCTGCCATTACTCCGGTTATTTCTATCTGGGTTTCTCCCTCTGTTTTCCACGTTGAAAGCAGAGCTCGTTGATGCCTCTCCAGAGTCTTTCCTTCGAACTTCCTCACCAAGGATACGATCTCTAACATCATTGAATTTGAGCTTTTGAATACCCACAGAATTACTAACCGCTGCCCTCATCGGCTCCCAACTATTTGGCAGAGATGCCAACAAAATCAGTGCTCGCACTTCATCATCAAACTCGATTTCAACCGATGACAGTTGGTTGACAATCGTGTTGAACTCGTTCACATGTGCGGCAACCAGGTCACCTTCTTCCATCttcaaatgaaagagtttcttCATGAGAAATACCTTATTGTTTGCCGAAGGTTTCTCATACATATCAGAGAGAACTTTCATGAGCCCTTCTGTGGTCTTCTCCTTCGCAACGTTGTGAGCAACGTTTTTCGACAGTGTTAACCTTATAGCACCCAGAACTTGTCTGTCAAGGAGCTCCCACTCATCCTGATCCATCTTCTCAGGCTTCTTGCTCAGCGGTTGATGAAGCTTCTTTCCGTACAGATAATCTTCAATTTGCATTCTCCAAAATGCATAATCTGTACTGTCAAATTTCCCGATACTGTGCGTCAAACCGTCTTCGCCTCCCATCGTTTCTGGAACCACCGTGTATTAGAACACCTTCATCGACAAACCGATGTTACCGAGAAAAATCACTATTCACGAAGTACTGTTCACGTGAATAGTAACCCCGCAAAAAATTTGACCGATCACCGTAACtcaggctctgataccagttgttaggaaatacgcggtcaaattttgcggaaaaccagaatttgcggaatttatgggagcgggaaaacacacacaaaattgttaacggagttcggccaacttttgcctacgtctccggacctgctacagatcttttTATTATCAACCCGGGAAATTTTACAAACTCTCAACTCACACTCGATCCCAAATACACTCAAGAAATTATTCGTAATTTCTTAAAGAGAAAGATATTCTCacaagaaagtttttttttttttttctctcttgcactctctcttcttctcttttcttgttctctcttactttgtttttcttgtttgggatgaatttccccttctccttcatgcaTGTATTTATAGGAGGGGGATTTGTGAGTTGGTGGTGAGTTGGTGTAACAACCAAACTTAccaaccaaaaaccaaaaaaacttgTTCTTTTTTGATCAACAAATAGTTACTTTCAAATTCCGCCATGGTCCGACTCATCTTCTATGCTCTCTACGTCATGTTCTCTGTTCAgctaattaataaatttaaagtgTTAAGAAGGTTGTTGATTaaatctatttaatttttttaacaaaatccaAAACTATGTTTGATTTGTAATCGTAAcctaaatattttatgaaatattttacaaatattggTTTCCGCTTTTTTAGAACGAAATCaactttttaaatatcttaaatcaGAGAGGTTACCCAGGACCTCGTAGTCCAGTGGTATCCTCCTTGGGGAGGGGAGGTGACCGGTTCGACTCGCGGGGAGGGGGAGGCGTGTCCAGGGCCCGTAAAAAGGTACAGACAAAGGCTGGCGCCGGGCCTAGGTGGTGGGCCGCAaggtcaacaaaaaaaaaaaatcagagaggCACATGCACCAAGACTGTACGTAAGCCCTAAGATTAAAAACTGTTGACTGCTTGTTActctagagtttagggtttttcTAACACTTATGTTCTGCTAGTTTGATTGCAGACCAATCATGGGGGAGCACTCAATGAAGAAGATCACTTGGACGATCAAGAACTTTTCATCTTTGCAACGTGAGAAACTTTGTTCTGATCCATTCGTGGTCGGTCGTTGCGAATGGTAACGCTTTCAAGTGCTTTTGTCCATAAAGATTCAGGTGATATCGCCCACACAGTAGACTTGTTTGCTGCAGGCGTCTTTGTGCATATCCCAAGGGAAACAACGTTGACtacttgtttctatttcttGAAGTCGCCGATCATGAATCACTGCCTTGTGGATGGAGAAGAAACGTTCGATTTTCCCTAAGTATAGTAAACCAAAACACCATAAAACGTTCCAGACAAAATGGTGATTATTTCTTCACCACTGCTCGCTTTTGCAAGAGTTCCTTATCTAAATTGTTTTCATTGACAGTATCATAATCACATAGAGAGGATTATTCTTATGTTTGGTTTGCGAGTTCTTATATAGGCTGGTCTTGGTACTAGCATGCTCGGTCCTGTGCATAGGCAAAGTAATCGGTTGCTTAGTGCATACAGTAGTGTTCTATGTTTATCAAGGGTGTTTTTGTGTTAGGGTGGTTTAGATtagttttgaagctttgtgccACGTTGTGAACATTGTTTTTCATTCCACATGATAGTATTTCTTGCAatgttttattctttttcttttttgctcaATACCAGGCCGTAATCCCACAGACCCGAAACCACAACATGTAAGCTTTACTCAATGTCACTAGACTGATTATGTGACTTCTGATTTGTGTATTTTATAGATGAGCAAAAGTGGTTTGGTGAGGAGTCTCCTCGTTGGGGTCGTGTATCCATGTTTCCCCTGAATGAGATCCATGCCAAAGAGAGTGGATATTTGGTAAACGGAGAATTCAAGATTGTTGCTGAGATTGCGGTCATTGCAGCAATTGGCAAGTTAGATATAGCAGAGGAAACTTCAACAATAATAGAAACCATGGATGTTAATGGCTTTCAACTTTTTCCTTCACAGGTTAGAAATCTCTAAGAACATGTTACGTGTTCTATTAATATGGTGCCTTGCCTTTTGTATTGTCCCCTAAAACTGCTCTCTGAAAAATGTTATGTCTTCTATAGTATGGTGCCTTTTGTGTTGTCTCCTGAAACTGCTCTCTGAATATGGATTCTACatgatgttttctttttcattctcAGATGGAACTTGTGAGCCGTTTGTTAGAAAGACACCCAGAGATTGCATCGGATATCCGTACTAAGAACCCAAATCTTAGGATGGGTTACATGAGCTTGCTACTTAGTCTGATTGAGACTCTGCGTCAGTCACCTCACAAGCTCTCCAAGACTGATCTGGCCGAGGCAGATGCTGCTTTGGGATCCTTGACCAATGCTGAATTTAAATTGGATTGGTTGGAGAAGAAACTCGATGAGATGGCcgagaagaaggagaaagaggaggCAGGTGAGGCTCGAGTGCGGGAAATCgaggaagacttgaaggatTTAAACCAGAAGTGCTCAGACCTGGAAGctcagctggagaagcaaaaaCTAGAGTTGTCGGCTGCAAAAGCTCCTATCTCATTTGATGATGTTTTTTAATGTTCTTGAATTCTTAGGCTGGAGGTTCTTGTTTTAGGTGAACATGGTTTCTAGTACTACATAACGGAGTACATTGGTTTTAAGTGAAGAAATGGTTTTAAGCCATTTTACTTGAGGACAAAGTAATAACTCTAGGTCTGAACATAGTATGTTGAATTTGACATCCCTTTATTTAGAATCCTGGAAGTGGAGAATGTTATTTGACTTCACATCGTAGTGTACGTTGCTTTCAATGTTTTTTCCtaagtcaattttttttctgtaagaAAACATTcatataaaacttaaaagttaaaacaatattttatttgttttgttccaAATCCTGTATACAATTATCAATAAATAGAAATCTCAACAACCTTATCTATCAGAAATATTTGTTAGCAAAATCTTAAATTATATTTGCTTTTTAAATCGTAAATTATTTTGCTATAAACACTTTTTACAAAGAGAGGCACATGTACCAAGAGTGTAAACCCTAATATTAAAACTGTTGGATGTGTGTTATTCtgaatttagggtttttttttatatatttatgttctgCTAGTTAGATCGCAGAACAATTATGGAGAAGCAATCAAGAAAGAAGATCACTTGGACGATTAAGAACTTCTCATCTTTACAATGCCAGAAACTTTGTTCTGATCCCTTCGTTGTCGCTCGTTGTAAATGGTAAAGGCTTTCAAGTTATTTCGTCCATGTAGATTTAGGTCACATCCTCGCACACACtagtgtttttttattctttgtttCGTTTTTGATGCAGGCGCCTTTGTACCTATCCCAAGGGAAAGAACGTTGATTACTTGTTTCTGTTTCTTGAAGTCGCCGATCATGATTCACTGCCTTGTGGATGGAGAAGAAACGTCCGATATTCCCTAAGTATAATCAATCAAAACTCCGTAAAACGCTCCAGGCAAAACGGTGATTATTTATTTCTTCACCACTGCTCACTTTTTCAAGAGTTACTTTGTGCAAATTGTTTACATTGACAGTATCATAATCACTCAGAGGATCACTTCTTATGTTTGGTTTTCAAGTTCTTATATAGGCTTGTCCTGGTACTAACAGATTCGGTCCAGAGCATAGACAAATAAACGGCAACACAATTTTATACTACAATTTTAGTTGTATGTATGacattatgaaaaaaatatatatatgaaaaataaggaAATAAACTTTTACTTGAGTAGGACATTATGAAAAAGTTTAAAATGTCAGACTGTAGTGTTCTATTTTCTCAAGTGTGTTTTTATATTAGGATGGTTTTAGATTTAGTTTTGAAGTTTTGTGCAAGTTGTGAACATTGTTATTCAACCACATGAGAGAGTATATCTTGCAATGCTTTATTCAATGTAAATTGACTGATTATGTGAACTTCTGATATGTATTTACAGATGAACAAAAGTGGTTTGATGAGAAAACTCCCCGTAGGGGTCGTGTATCCATGTTTCCCCTTAATGAAATCCATGCCAAAGAGAGTGGATATTTGGTAAACGGAGAACTCAAGATTGTTGCTGAGATTGAGGTTATTGAAGTTCTTGGCAAGTTTGATGTAACAGAGGAAACTTCAACAATAACAGAAACCATGGATGTTAATGGCTTTCAACTTCTTCCTTCACAGGTTAGAAACTAAAACTATGTGTTCTGAATAAGAATTCttctttatgtttttgttttttgatttcATCCTCAGATGGAACTTGTGAGCCGTTTGTTAGAAAGACACCCAGATATTGCATCTGAGTTTAGTACAAAGAACCCAAATCTTAGGACGGGTTACATGAGCTTGCTACTTAGTATTATTGAAACTCTGCGTCACTCGCCTCACGAGCTCTCCAACACTGATCTGGCCGAGGCAGATGCTGCTTTGGGATCCATGGCAAACGCTGGATTTAAATTGGATTGGTTGGAGAATAAACTTGATGAGATGGctgagaagaaggagaaagaggaggGTGGTGAGATTCGAGTGCGAGAAATCGAGGAAGAGCTGAAGGATTTGAAGCAGAAGTGCTTAGACTTGGAAGTTCAGCTGGAGAAGGAAAAACTAGAGTTGTCGGCTGCAAAAGCTCCTATCTCATTCGATGATGTTATGTAATGTTTTTGAGTTATTAGGTACTTGGAGGTTTTTATTTGGTGTTCTTATTCATTTTCAATCTTGGTTCTGTGATATTGTTTGGATAATGAAGTCATCAGTGACTTAAGTCAAAGCTCTGCTTCTTACATCTGCTGCGTTTTATCCCATAGTTTTTGCGAATAAACGGTTTAAGCTAGGTTACTTGATGACAAAGTAATTGCTATGTGTCTAAGCACATGTTGTGACTAGGCCTGGGAATATGAGTTTTTACCCGCGGGGTCCGGCCCGTTTGACCCgccgcggggcgggtgcgggtcgaacAATTTAGAAAAATCGATTTGCGGGTGCGGGTGCGGGTTATGAGCATTTtatgcggggcgggtgcgggttggTGGATTTTGAAACGCGGgtacccgccaacccgcaatttttttttttttacatttaaaaaaaaaaaaaaaatttttgtaaaaatgtatattttgtaaagaaaatatgggaattttaaaaaataataatcaaaatattttaaaatatttaaaattttaattataaatatattatttatattatattttacaaaaattaaattaaataaatattttttaaaataaaaatataacccgCGGGTCCCGCGGGTTATCCGCAAAATtaagcggggcgggtgcgggtacAAATTTATTTGTTCGCGGGTTATGCGGGTCagattttttgacaaaaaaaaactttgtaacCCGCGGGTTGGCGGATCGGCGGGGCGGGTTTGACCCGCAACCCAGCCCTAGTTGTGACTGGCTAGAACCGACACGAAAATCAGGATATCGAACCCGGTCGAATCCTGCCTAAATATCCGAAAAGATCTTTTTTGAAATCCCAAAAACTAAAACGAACCCGATCCGCACCGAGAATCGAAAGAGCATTATCCAACATAtccaaacatataaatatatataagattatttataattatacttttactaatattaacacctaaaattaaattataaagtgaatatatagttattttggttatttacaaatataaattgATGTTTTGGATACAAAATACTCAAATGAAATTGTATCCATGGTTACTTTCAGACAAAAAATAACCAATTCGAACCATATATATTGAGTATCTttaagtttttggttatttaaatAGTTTAGATATAAAATACTGAATATAATGGAGGAGTTTGGTTATTTGGGTTAAAACTCAAACCCATTCAGATTCGAGAGGATCCAGCTCGAATCCGATTCAGTCTTTTGTAATATCCGAATGAgactatttttcaaaatttgaaaaaactgATACCCGAATACCCAAACGTTGTCGGGTGGGCACATGCAATTACTCCCTACTCGTCGTGTACTCGGTATTTGGTCGGTACTTGATCtatttaaattacatttaagTATTAAACAAATTGATTGCTACGTGTAACAGTGTGGTGGATAAGAAACGTATATGTTATTGcctgttttatatttttcatgcaT
Protein-coding regions in this window:
- the LOC106395907 gene encoding MATH domain and coiled-coil domain-containing protein At3g58360-like, whose translation is MGEHSMKKITWTIKNFSSLQREKLCSDPFVVGRCEWRLCAYPKGNNVDYLFLFLEVADHESLPCGWRRNVRFSLSIVNQNTIKRSRQNDEQKWFGEESPRWGRVSMFPLNEIHAKESGYLVNGEFKIVAEIAVIAAIGKLDIAEETSTIIETMDVNGFQLFPSQMELVSRLLERHPEIASDIRTKNPNLRMGYMSLLLSLIETLRQSPHKLSKTDLAEADAALGSLTNAEFKLDWLEKKLDEMAEKKEKEEAGEARVREIEEDLKDLNQKCSDLEAQLEKQKLELSAAKAPISFDDVF
- the LOC106395783 gene encoding MATH domain and coiled-coil domain-containing protein At3g58360, which encodes MEKQSRKKITWTIKNFSSLQCQKLCSDPFVVARCKWRLCTYPKGKNVDYLFLFLEVADHDSLPCGWRRNVRYSLSIINQNSVKRSRQNDEQKWFDEKTPRRGRVSMFPLNEIHAKESGYLVNGELKIVAEIEVIEVLGKFDVTEETSTITETMDVNGFQLLPSQMELVSRLLERHPDIASEFSTKNPNLRTGYMSLLLSIIETLRHSPHELSNTDLAEADAALGSMANAGFKLDWLENKLDEMAEKKEKEEGGEIRVREIEEELKDLKQKCLDLEVQLEKEKLELSAAKAPISFDDVM